GGGTTTCCTTCCCATATGACAACATCCGTTCAATCCTTTGATACCGTTCTATACTGGATAAATGCTGCAAATATAATGACTCTTGATTTCCAATCAACTGAATTCGCTCTGGACTAAACCCTTCAAAAAAACCGGTCAGTGTCAATCCGCAGCGGATGACATCAGCGCGATGAATCTTGCGTGTCAACCCATTTTCACCTGCAGCTACTTGAAACGAGAGATCTTTGACAAGATCGTGTACGATATATGTCATGGCAGAACGCCTACCTTTCTATACCCATTTTAATGAACTGATGCCAGAATGCAATACAATATGCAATACGAGCAATCGATTGGGAGCGGGATAATGAAAGTACGTTATGAACATGCTTTTCATAAACGAGCATGTGCAAAAGTTGTTGTACAATTCTCCACCATGTATGATACGATCCAAGTATTGTGAATGTTGGAATTCGAGGTGTGATATGTTAAGACAATTTGTCCCTGACTTGTTTGTAAAGTCGATCTTTGATATTGACTTGCAGGCTCTGCAGGCACGCGGCATAAAAGGCATTGTGACAGATTTGGACAATACATTGGTAGAATGGAATGCACCGGATGCCACGCCCAAACTGGTCCAATGGCTGGATCGGGTGAGAGAACACGGCTTTCAGGTGTGCATTGTTTCCAATAATGATGCGACACGTGTGGAATCGTTTGCGAAACCGCTTGGACTTCCCTGCATCGCAGATGCGAAAAAGCCGCGGCGCGGCGCTTTTGAACAGGCCCTGGCGATGATTGGCGCCAATCAGCATGATACGGTCATGATCGGCGATCAAATCTTTACGGACATTGCCGGCGGCAATCGTATGGGGATGTTCACCATATTAGTGGCGCCGATTTCTCAAGAAGAATGGATCGGTACTCGCTTTACGAGGAAAGTTGAACATGTTGTGCTGAATCTATTGCGCAAAAAGGGGTTGATTACGTGGCAGAGGTAACAAAGGAGGTGTGCATGGGGTGCGGGGCTGCTTTGCAGACGGAAGACACACACGCACCCGGCTATGTGCCAAGCCCTGTAATGGAACAAGAGGCGCCCATTTGCAGACGGTGTTTTCGCATTCAACATTATAATGAAATTTCGCCTGTTGCCATCGAAGAGCAGACCTTTCGGGACATTTTGAGCAGTATTGCGACAAAGCGCGCCGTTGTCGTACATGTCATCGACTTGTTTGATTTTCCAGGAAGCGTATTGCCTTCCTTGCATCGGTTTATTGGCAATCAGCCCTTGATTGTCGTAGCAAATAAAGTGGATATATTGCCAAAACAAACGTCTTTGGATCGGGTACGGGATTGGCTGCGGGATGAATTGCACCGTCTACATCTGGATCCGCAGGAGATTTGTCTGGTCAGCAGCAAAAAGCAAAAAGGAATCGGCGACATTCGGATTGCGTTGGAACGGTTGGCGAAACAA
Above is a window of Fodinisporobacter ferrooxydans DNA encoding:
- a CDS encoding YqeG family HAD IIIA-type phosphatase — encoded protein: MLRQFVPDLFVKSIFDIDLQALQARGIKGIVTDLDNTLVEWNAPDATPKLVQWLDRVREHGFQVCIVSNNDATRVESFAKPLGLPCIADAKKPRRGAFEQALAMIGANQHDTVMIGDQIFTDIAGGNRMGMFTILVAPISQEEWIGTRFTRKVEHVVLNLLRKKGLITWQR